The Methanobrevibacter sp. V74 genome includes the window AGTCAAATCTAAATCCTTTAAAAGTAACATCAACATAAGTATCATTTTTAATTAAAATCCAATACATTATCACAATTGCAGCACCAATAGAACTCACTATTGTTGCAAGTGAAGCTCCAGTTGAACCTAAGTTTAAAACATAGATAAAAACAGGATCTAAAATAAAATTTAAAACAACAGAGACTATCATTGCATACATTGCCCTTTTCATATCACCTTCCCCACGGAGAATCCCACTTCCCCCATTAGCAAAAATAAAAGCAAATAAACCTGCAAATAATGGTGTTGCATATTTAATTGCTTCAACTAATGATTGACCACTAGCACCGAATGCTTTAAGCAAAGGTTCCTGAATTATAAGCAAAATTATAGTCAAAATTATCGAAGCCATTAGTAAAATTACAATTGAATGTGTTGCTGACTTACTAGCTCTTTTATGATTTTTTGCTCCAACAGCACGACTAATACTGCTTGTCGCCCCATTACCTAACCCTACACTAACACCATTTAAAATCATGAATATTGGTGTTACAAAACCTATTCCTGCAATAGCAGTTTGACCTAATCCTGCAATCCAAATACCATCAACAATATTATATGATGCTGTTAAAAGCATGGATATCATTATTGGAATCGCTAGTTTTCTAACAGCAATTTCTGGCTTTCCTCTCATTAATTCAACATTTTTATTTGCAATAATAACTCCTCCCAATTCACTAATTACTATGAGTTTTATCAAGTCGTCAACCTTATTTTTTCTAAAAACTCTTAGTTTCTATTTTATTAGCATATTACTTTATTAATAATTTGCTGTTTGTTGTTCTTTCTTTAAATAGTTATTTTTTGTCTTTTGTTATTTTACAAGTGTTAAAGTTGTAAACTAATTTAATTGATGCTTTCTTTATTTTACTTAAATTTGGTTAAATTTCATTGATTTTAAATGGTTTTTATTGACTATTCAATATTATGATAGTTTAAAATGGAAGATGAATGTAAGAAAAATCGTTTTCTTTTAATCTGCAAGAAATCATGACAGAAAATCACATAATATTAATTGGAATGCTCTTATCAGAATCAAATGACCGGAAAACAATGAAATATGTTTTAAAAGACATTAAAGAAACCGTTAAACTATTTATTGAAATGCAGAAAGAATTTAGAGAAAGATGGAACTATAAAGAAATACGACGAAGGCTCCGAGAACATATTTTAATCGCAGATTCAGGTTATTTCAGTACGGAAAACCTCCATTACTTATTTAAAAATAAAATAAATGCATTAGTAATGCCTAAAAAGTTATCTGAAGAACATAACAATAAATTAAGACGAGAGAATAATCTTAAGGAAAAAAGAAATTATTCTTCTAAAAAGGATTTTGAAAGAGTTAAAAACGGACATATCTATCCAGATGAACGTTTTATGAGGTTAATAAAAGTCAAAACTATGAAACATCGGAAACCACATAAGGATGATGGTCTTCCGGACAATTGTAAGACAAAAAGGTATTTCTTTGAAACATATTCCTGTAATGGATGCTCAAATATCGAAAACTGCAAACATAAAACCTTTGTAATCCAATCTACAGACCTTAATTTTGAAATGACTGAAAAATTCTTGAATAAAAGATATAATACTCATTATCAAGCTCGTTTTTCAAGAAGTGAAGGTATAAATGGTTTTTTGAAAGGTGATAATGGAGTTTTGAAATTAATCGGAACTACAGATAATGCAGTAAACAACGAGATCCAACTAAGAAACACCATTTACAACCTTACAAGACTAATTAATCTTAAAGACACAGCGTATTAAGCATCTCCATCATTAGATGTGTTAATAGTTTATCATTAAGATAGACTGTACGCCATATCCTAAACAACCATTTTTTGAGAAGAAACACCATTAATTCAAAAATGGAAGTTCAAATTTAATTTTTGAACTCAAATTAAATAAAAATTACGATTGAAAACATCTAAAAACAATGAAAAAATAAAAGCTCTCAACACTCAAAAATGAAAACAAAAGCCAAATTACTCTAAAATAGATAAAATAAGAAAAAATATCAAAAAATTAAATTATTGACAAAATCCTTAAAAATAATAAAAAAAGAAATTATAAGAGTTCGTCCAATAATTC containing:
- a CDS encoding MATE family efflux transporter, producing the protein MANKNVELMRGKPEIAVRKLAIPIMISMLLTASYNIVDGIWIAGLGQTAIAGIGFVTPIFMILNGVSVGLGNGATSSISRAVGAKNHKRASKSATHSIVILLMASIILTIILLIIQEPLLKAFGASGQSLVEAIKYATPLFAGLFAFIFANGGSGILRGEGDMKRAMYAMIVSVVLNFILDPVFIYVLNLGSTGASLATIVSSIGAAIVIMYWILIKNDTYVDVTFKGFRFDLEITRDILKVGIPSSLDMFMMSLAMSFYLIFISSVGGEYGIAAFTSGQRLYLFGIMPLTAIGSAVAAVSGSAFGAKNWDYLSRTHSYGTKFAMLFAVLIMLILVIFAPQLSLIFAYTPDTAPLTPEITNFLRIASFGLLLVGFGMPSSFFYQGIGRGTTSLMWTIIRELICTVSFTYLFGIVFGWGLIGIWTGLAVGRIIASIFNYAYARYTIRKLKTTLNDAVI
- a CDS encoding transposase, with the protein product MTENHIILIGMLLSESNDRKTMKYVLKDIKETVKLFIEMQKEFRERWNYKEIRRRLREHILIADSGYFSTENLHYLFKNKINALVMPKKLSEEHNNKLRRENNLKEKRNYSSKKDFERVKNGHIYPDERFMRLIKVKTMKHRKPHKDDGLPDNCKTKRYFFETYSCNGCSNIENCKHKTFVIQSTDLNFEMTEKFLNKRYNTHYQARFSRSEGINGFLKGDNGVLKLIGTTDNAVNNEIQLRNTIYNLTRLINLKDTAY